The nucleotide window ATAGACTTGGAACAAATTGTGGTTGAACTACGGTTTTTAGTTGAACCGACCAATCTATTCAGATTCTGTAAATACTAAATTTAAGAGACTAATTTGCTATTTCGTaaatttaaagattaaatttcGAAACTCTTACAAATTCGAGAACTAAAATGCTCCTTGTTGTTGTAAAGATTATACTATTGTTACTCAATAAGATCATCAACTTTGGTTTTATGAGAAGAGTTTTACTTACTGACTGCATCAAGAGAAGCCAACAAGACCTCTCCTGGAAGCATCTTAAGGAATGCCTGTCCTGGTTGAGATTTGAGCACAGGAGCCATCAATGATCCACTCACTATTCCAACACCATTGAGTAAAGATTTGGACAAATGTTCTGTCATATTTGTCAACTTTCTCACACTATATTGCAAACAAATGAAAAACTAGTTAGACTCAATTTTCTTAATAGTAATGTGCCCGAGGCACTGTTTAGCATATAATCAATGTAACATTTTAACTCTAGATTAATTTTGATGCGCTGTCATAGTAAAACTTTTTACCGTGTCATCCAATTATAAACCATCATTTATATGACTTTTCAGATAGATATGATTAAAGTCATGTATTTTTAATGATCTAacgattatgattgattgacagcgtaaaaaaatcaaatattttttaataccgTATGAGATTTTCATTCATTCTGTTGTTCTTTGTGGCAGCAGCAGTTTTGTTGTTCATACTTTCTTTGACCATTCCATTGCCACCATTTTTCTTATCTGAAGGACTATTTAGGATAGTTTGTCCTCCTTTTTGAACCTGATTTCAAAACAACTTTTAGATTAAGCATAATGATTAATGATtacttttcaaacaaaaattccTTAACAAAGACATGCAGTTTCATGTAGTAAACAATTTCAATCATTGATTTGAGATCGAGCGATTTAAATTATACATTCACtaaattagttttaaataatCTCGGTCATTAATTTTGATTGAACGGTCGTGGTTACAAAGAACAAATTTCCATATTATAGCTCAATCTAAAAGTTGGCTATTTGGTATAAAACTTAAGGcatcttatgaaaacaacttataactttacATGAAAACaggtttactttattttatctttttatcaaaaaaatatttatacactatgaagcacggatacagtCATGGACACCGGACACGGCACGAACACTGACACCGCTAATAATTGGAGAAAATttcataattcagtgtaattatatatcgtgtcggtgtcggacatgtCACATGTCGGACACGTCGCGTGTCTAACACTGAGACATGCCTAATCTGAGGAGTGTCTGTGATtcatagcttatacataagcacttatgctataaacacttaattaagttgtataTCCAAACCTGATTGGTGTAAGCATTACTACACATAAAGATACCCTTAACAATCTGACCAGTTCCACCAGCAATAGCCTTAGCAAGAAAATGATTATAATTTTCAACACAAGGAGCAAACTCTTCCCAATCAAGATCACTCTTCTTCTTACTCAATTTCAAATCAGAAAAGCAAGAGTGTTCCTTAAGAAAAGATTCAACCAAAGCCATACTTCCAGAGAATTCATGTGGAAAAGTAACACCATAGCTTAGAGGCTCATGACCATCTTTCACAGGCaatgaaaaaagataatgaAGACTATCAACTTTCACAACTGGTTCATCTTTTGTTAAAGGAAATTGAACATTGTTTCCTATTTTGATGATTGTTGCTAAAGATACATTTTCATCAACTATTTTTATGATCATGAATTGTCCTTGTGTAAGTTCATGTGCTTCTCCTTCATCCATTAGGTAAACTCTACATCCTGGAATTTGTATAAGAATTTCTTGTCTTAGGGTTTTCGGTTTTGTTGAGGAATTTGTAGATGCTATAGGAATGGATTTTTCCATTGGTGGTAGGGTTTTGGAGTCAGTACAACCCATGTTtgtttttgatgtgttttgatttaTGGACCGTTTGGAATATGAATAGAGATAGTCATAGATAGAGATAGATATGTAGATTCAAAAGTTTATGCTTTTTGATATATTCTTAGCTTTATTCTGTTTTATAGTGATTGGTGATTAATATGGTATCAAGGTATAATGTTACTTTGTGTGGAATTTGGAAATGGAATTTGTGATAGAAATTTGAGAGCTTGTTCAACAATCTTCATTAGCATCACATCTTATGTGACaggaaatattttattataagatgTATTTTATTCTTTCTCCATTAATGTTACTCATTCTTTTATGAGTTTCATAACTTTAGGCCTATGTAAATATATAGAAGTctaatcatatttcatttttgttatcAGAACCACTATTAATAGAGTGGGGAAAATCGATCCTctaaattgtaaatatttgtCGAAATAGTATCTTATTATTGCAAATTAAGATacacattttttgaaattgtaagatatcattcaaaattataaaagacaTATTTGAAAACGTAAAACATTGATCAAAAGTTATCCTCGTTAGAACTTAGAAGTTATGATATGACATATTAACTGAACACGTCTCGTTGCATGCTAATCTCGCATCCATTTCAACTCACTAGAGACTATTGAACATGTCACATTACATGTTGATCACACATCCATTCCAACTCATTAGAAACTATTTGCCTCCgaaatttagggtttagggCATGCATGAATGATGTCCTTGtttgttttgcttttgtttgatgTGCATGTATATAGAAGAAGGGGACCCTTCCTTTGTATGTAACCAATTGTTAACCTTCATGTTCCTTTAAGGATGAGGAACTTGCATTTTTCCagtattgattaatttttctattCTTTCTACCTTCATTGTTGCATAATGTGTaaagttttcatattttttggaataacATCTTTCTTGGGATACGTACATCTATGAAGAATACTTTACTTCAATGGTTGGAAAATGTACAGACCTTTATTCTGtactaaaaatttataaaacaaaatgattTGGTATATAAGGGAATCAGATATGAtaatattgtttgatttttattcttaattgcagttttgatcatcttatttttatcattttgtgaAATCGGttccctattttaaaattcggcAATTTTGTTTCATCTATCAaatattttgtctaaaatattGTGATACGATATGTTTTAAATGAAGTTTTTAAGGGAATTTTATTACAATTTCATCGATATTGATCTTTTTCCATCTTTATATCATATTCCACGACAATAGAGgaccaaaattgtaattaaaccttgattttaaatgttattggttacccttaaaaaaatgattttagttACGACAGATATatcatgaaaattgtttttctaacatcaaaaactTCCTAAAAGCACAtgtaaaatacttaaatttactcagcggtagttaactacggCCGGCTTATAACTAGGAAAACCAACattagttaactaccgctgagttttttaatcatttccttGCGTTTTTAGAAAACATTTGAATGTCAAAAAAGCAAGCTTCATATatcattgtttgatttttgtcgTTATAAAAAATTCTTTGGTTTTGTCCATCCAAATATACCACTTTCcatacccccccccccccccccccgcccCGCCCCGCCCCGCCCCAATATcattttagatgtacacttctaaaaaaaatgtgaattttataCCTTATGAAAGTACATTTATGccatctatattttttttctcaataaaaaaaactctataattttaaaaaatttgagatGAGAAAAGTTGCTCTTGAAGTCCTTATACTCTGAAATTGAAGGAATATTCAAATATGAGATATTTTGCAGATACACGCACATGTGTAAGTGACACAAGGTTGTGGGGTATCAATAATTACGCATATGATCTACATCAATATGGTGTTGAACTTCTTGAATTGGTAGAATAGTCTCTTAATGAATCACacttaaaaattatgttttctatGGATAATGTTATGACAATGAATGATAATAGACCGAAATATGTTTGGctttag belongs to Medicago truncatula cultivar Jemalong A17 chromosome 6, MtrunA17r5.0-ANR, whole genome shotgun sequence and includes:
- the LOC25496964 gene encoding senescence/dehydration-associated protein At4g35985, chloroplastic, coding for MGCTDSKTLPPMEKSIPIASTNSSTKPKTLRQEILIQIPGCRVYLMDEGEAHELTQGQFMIIKIVDENVSLATIIKIGNNVQFPLTKDEPVVKVDSLHYLFSLPVKDGHEPLSYGVTFPHEFSGSMALVESFLKEHSCFSDLKLSKKKSDLDWEEFAPCVENYNHFLAKAIAGGTGQIVKGIFMCSNAYTNQVQKGGQTILNSPSDKKNGGNGMVKESMNNKTAAATKNNRMNENLIRVRKLTNMTEHLSKSLLNGVGIVSGSLMAPVLKSQPGQAFLKMLPGEVLLASLDAVNKVFEAAEAAEKQTLSATSQAATRMVSNRYGEEAGEATEHVFATAGHAANTAWNVSKIRKAINPASTAATLRNSAKNTSKY